The following nucleotide sequence is from Nocardioides eburneiflavus.
GCGTTCCCCAGCGGCTCCAAGGACAGCCCGCGCGAGGTTCCGGTGTGGGCCGCCGAGCCGGGCCGCTACCGGCTCGTCGCCGCCCGCGCCTGCCCGTGGGCGCACCGCTCGATCATCGTGCGGACGCTCCTCGGCCTCGAGGACGTCATCTCGTGGGGCGCGCCCGGGCCGGTCCACGACGCCCGCAGCTGGACCTTCGACCTCGACGAGGGCGGCAAGGACCCCGTGCTCGGCATCGAGCGCCTCCAGGAGGCCTACTTCGCCCGCGAGGCCGACTACCCGCGCGGCATCACGGTGCCGGCGATCGTCGAGGTCGGGTCGGGCAAGGTCGTCACCAACGACTTCCCGCAGATCACCCACGACCTGTCCTTCGAGTGGCGCGAGCACCAGCGCCCCGACGCCCCCGACCTGTGGCCGGTCGACGTCCGCGAGGAGATGGAGGCGGTGATGAAGCGGGTGTTCACCGAGGTCAACAACGGCGTCTACCGCTGCGGCTTCGCCGGCTCGCAGGAGGCGTACGACGACGCCTACGAGCGGCTCTTCACCGCTCTCGACTGGCTCGAGGAGCGCCTCGCCGACCGCCGCTACCTGATGGGTGATGCGATCACGGAGGCCGACGTACGCCTCTTCACCACCCTGGTGCGCTTCGACGCGGTCTACCACGGGCACTTCAAGTGCAACCGCAACAAGCTGACCGAGATGCCGCACCTCTGGGGCTACGCCCGTGACCTGTTCCAGACGCCGGGCTTCGCCGACGAGGTCGACTTCGAGCAGATCAAGCAGCACTACTACGTCGTGCACACCGACATCAACCCGACGCAGATCGTGCCCGCCGGTCCCGACGAGTCCGGCTGGCTGACCCCGCACGGCCGCGGCTGACGAGCCCCGGTCTGGACCCGCTGCCCCCGACAGGGCGCGAACTCCGACGTCTTTCCCGAGACTTCCCGCAGACCTCCTTCAGGAACGTCGCCGCTCGGTCCGAACCCTCCCGCCGACGCGTCCGACGGCGCATCGTGGTCGCCGCACCACCACGCACGACCACGGACCTCGCAGGACGGCGCTCCCACCGGCCTGCGCCCTCCACCCAGGAGGAGAGCCGGGGCGGACGGACACCCACAAGTCCTTCCGCCCCGGCTCGTGGTGTTCGGGGCCGAGGCCCCGTCGGGTTGACCGGTCGGGTGACCCGGTCGGGTGATCCGGCACAACCGTCTCCCACCTTGGGTACGTGGTCTGGTCCGATCGGGCCTTAACCGGCTTGATGCGCCAAGGTTCGATCAAGCGCAGCCGGAGGTAGGCCCCGGCCTCCGCCCGGGCTGTTCCCGTCGTCGAGTCCGGGCGCGAACCTTCTGCACGGAACATCTGTGCCGTGCGTCATGGGGGCGTGCGGCGGCCACGGTCGACAGCGCTTGGGGGCGTCGGTCACCGAACGGCTCAGGCAGTGGGGACTACTCGCACAGGGGGCGAGATCATGCATCGCGCACGCACGAACAGCAGGACCGAGAAGCAGGGCCGGCGGACTCGAGGAGCGCACGCCGCCGAGCGGCGCAGGGGCTCCGGGGGACTGAGGCGACTGCTCGCCCTCCTCCTGCTCGTGCCCGCCGTCGCCGTCACGGCGACGACGACGGCCGCGAGCGCGGCTGTCGTGGCCGGCTTCGAGATCGACGGCAACACGCCCGTCGACGGTGGCGGCACCGACTGGGCGGGGCTCGACGACGCCACCACCCACCAGACCGACCCGGTCGGCAACGTCGACACCAGCACGTTCAAGGGGAGCAAGGAGTTCGAGCACCCCTCGACCTGGCAGATCGGCACCGGCCTCGC
It contains:
- a CDS encoding glutathione S-transferase family protein yields the protein MNDTATYTKKGEPFERDMSYLPDRVLAGERSADPLDDAFPSGSKDSPREVPVWAAEPGRYRLVAARACPWAHRSIIVRTLLGLEDVISWGAPGPVHDARSWTFDLDEGGKDPVLGIERLQEAYFAREADYPRGITVPAIVEVGSGKVVTNDFPQITHDLSFEWREHQRPDAPDLWPVDVREEMEAVMKRVFTEVNNGVYRCGFAGSQEAYDDAYERLFTALDWLEERLADRRYLMGDAITEADVRLFTTLVRFDAVYHGHFKCNRNKLTEMPHLWGYARDLFQTPGFADEVDFEQIKQHYYVVHTDINPTQIVPAGPDESGWLTPHGRG